Proteins co-encoded in one Apodemus sylvaticus chromosome 6, mApoSyl1.1, whole genome shotgun sequence genomic window:
- the Clec14a gene encoding C-type lectin domain family 14 member A: MRPALALCLLCPAFWPRPGNSEHPTADRAACSASGACYSLHHATIKRRAAEEACSLRGGTLSTVHSGSELRAVLLLLRAGPGPGGGSKDLLFWVALERGRSQCTLDREPLRGFSWLQPEPEDSEDSSLPWVEEPQLSCTVRKCAVLQATGGVEPAGWKEMRCHLRADGYLCKYQFEALCSAPRPGAASNLSFQAPFRLSSSALDFSPPGTEVSGMCPGDFSVSSTCIQEETTARWDGLFPGKVLCPCSGRYLRAGKCVELSDCLDHLGEFACECAAGFELGKDRRSCETKVEGQLTLEGTKLPTRNVSATPAGPVTNRTGPGQVYDKPGEMPQVTEILQWGTQSTLPTVQKTSQTKPKVTVTTSGSAIPTLNYTSPPPVSLTFDSSSTVVFILVSIAVIVLIVLTITVLGLFKLCFHKGPSSRTRKGALDSQGVECDAEATSLRHNSAQCTATGEKSGDCGLKG; the protein is encoded by the coding sequence ATGAGGCCAGCGCTTGCCCTGTGCCTCCTCTGTCCAGCGTTCTGGCCCCGGCCAGGGAACAGCGAGCATCCCACCGCCGACCGCGCAGCTTGTTCGGCCTCAGGGGCTTGCTACAGCCTACACCACGCTACCatcaagaggagggcagcagagGAGGCCTGCAGCCTGCGCGGCGGGACTCTCAGCACCGTGCACTCAGGCTCGGAGTTGCGAGCTGTACTCCTGCTCTTGCGTGCAGGTCCCGGGCCTGGCGGAGGCTCCAAAGACCTTCTGTTCTGGGTGGCTCTAGAGCGTGGCCGTTCACAGTGCACCCTGGACAGAGAGCCTTTGAGGGGTTTCTCCTGGTTGCAGCCAGAGCCAGAAGACTCTGAGGACAGCTCACTACCGTGGGTGGAGGAGCCACAACTTTCCTGCACTGTAAGAAAATGTGCTGTGCTCCAGGCCACCGGGGGAGTGGAGCCTGCTGGCTGGAAGGAGATGCGCTGTCACCTGCGCGCAGACGGCTACCTATGCAAGTACCAGTTTGAGGCTCTGTGTTCTGCACCTCGCCCGGGAGCCGCCTCTAACTTGAGTTTCCAAGCTCCCTTCCGACTGAGCAGCTCAGCGCTGGACTTCAGCCCTCCTGGGACCGAGGTGAGTGGGATGTGTCCCGGGGACTTCTCCGTCTCGTCCACCTGCATCCAGGAAGAGACAACCGCACGTTGGGATGGGCTTTTCCCCGGGAAAGTGCTCTGCCCCTGTTCTGGGAGGTACCTCCGTGCTGGCAAGTGCGTGGAGCTCTCTGACTGTCTAGACCACTTGGGAGAATTTGCCTGCGAATGTGCAGCGGGCTTTGAGCTGGGGAAGGACAGACGGTCTTGTGAGACTAAAGTGGAAGGACAACTAACCCTCGAAGGGACCAAGTTGCCCACCAGGAATGTATCAGCCACTCCAGCAGGTCCTGTGACAAACAGAACAGGGCCAGGTCAGGTCTATGACAAGCCAGGAGAGATGCCCCAGGTCACTGAGATTCTTCAGTGGGGAACACAGAGTACTTTACCTACTGTTCAAAAGACCTCACAAACCAAGCCAAAAGTCACTGTCACGACATCAGGAAGCGCGATCCCCACACTGAACTACACATCTCCGCCCCCTGTTTCTCTGACTTTCGACTCCTCCTCCACGGTGGTCTTCATACTTGTGAGCATAGCAGTAATAGTTTTGATAGTCTTGACCATTACAGTGCTGGGGCTTTTCAAACTCTGCTTCCACAAGGGCCCTTCCTCCAGGACAAGGAAGGGAGCTTTGGACTCACAGGGTGTGGAATGTGATGCCGAGGCCACCTCTTTGCGACACAATTCTGCACAATGCACTGCCACTGGAGAGAAGAGTGGGGACTGTGGCCTGAAGGGCTGA